The genomic interval TTCAATAAAAGAACCGCCTACATTCAGGTTGTTTTCTTTAATTTTTTCTATAATATCCTGAAGAGTGATGTTGTAGGTAAGCAATGCCTGTGGGTTTATTATAACCTGATACTGTTTTTCAAATCCCCCTATGCCTAAAACTTCAGTTACTCCTTTAACTGTTAATAACTGGTATTTTATAATCCAGTCCTGAATAGTCCTTAAATCTGTTAAAGAGTATTTTCCTGTATTATCTTTTAAATAGTAGAAGAGAACCAATCCCATTCCTGTTGAGATAGGCCCCATTTTGGGCTCTCCAAAGCCTTCAGGGATTGATTCCTTTGCTTCCTGAAGCTTTTCTCCTACAAGTTGCCTGCAAAAGTAAATGTCCATTCCCTCTTTAAAGTATATGTTTACCACAGAAAGCCCAAAGTTTGATACTGATCGAATTTCCTCAATCCCCGGTAAGCCTGTCATTGCTGTTTCTATTGGGAATGTAATATACTTTTCAATTTCTTCTGGGGCAAGTCCTTGAGTTTCTGTAAAAACCTGGACGAGATTGGGAGAAACATCGGGAAAAGCGTCCACAGGGAGCTTTTTGTATGAGTATATTCCCGCTCCCATAACAATTACAGCTAAAAGGAGAATAAAAAGCCTTTTTTCCAATAATATTTCAAGTATTTTTTTCATTGTTTCACCCCTTTATTCTTCCTCATCAGCAAAGGAGTCTTTCGTCATCTGGGCTTTTAAAGTAAAGCTACCCTTATAAACGACTTCTTCTCCTTTTTTTACACCTTCAAGAATTTCGGCAAATTTGTTGTTTGTTCTTCCAATTTTCACTTTTCTTGGCTCAAAATATTTTCCTTTTTTTACAAAAACATATTTTTCACCTTCAATTTCCTGAAAAGCAGTTAAGGGCACGGTTACTTCTGCTACTTTCCCAGGCAATTTTACTTCTGCGGTGAAAAACATTCCTGGTTTATAGTGTAATTTGGGGTTTTTAATTACAACTCTTGCCGTTGCAGTCCTTGTTTCTTCTCCTACAACAGGCGCTATAAAGTCAATTTTCCCCTTTACATCTTTTATCCCATTGTTGAATTTAATATATACCTTGTGCCCTATGTTTATATAATTGAGATACTGTGGATAAATAGTAATTATTGCCCAGACTGTTGATAAGTCTGAAATTGTGTAAATTTCAGTGTCTTCATTTACATTTTCTCCAACAGAAATATTTTTGGTGAGTATAATTCCGTCAAAGGGTGCTTTGATTGTGTAAAGTGTCAAATCAGTATTTCCATCTTTTTCAAGGTTTTTTAATTCTGTGCCTTTTATGCCGAAGGAGTACAGTTTTTGCTTAATTGTTGTGTAATTTATTTTTGCTTCAGTGTAATTTTTTTGTGCTTCAAGGTATTCTTGCTGGGATGTAATCTGTTTTTCCCAGAGTTTTTTCTCCCTTTCAAGCACTGTTTTTGCAAGTTTAAGCCTTTCAATTGATGCTAAATATTCGGCTTTTGCGTTTGCAAGTTCCCTGCTTGAAATAATTGCTAATGTATCTCCTTTCTTGACTTTGTCGCCTAATCCTTTCAATACTTTTACAGTTTTTCCCTTCACCCTTGGAGAAATCCTTGCAGTTTTATCGTAATTTAAATTGATTTCACCTGGTAAATGGATTTCACTTTCAATTAAGCGGGAGATTGCCGGCACTGTTTCTATGCCAAATTCTTTGATTTCGTCTTTTGTTAAAGAGATTTTCTCTTCAAATTCTTTTTCTTTTTCTCCTGTCTCATTTTTCTCAATTTCAGTTTCATTTTTGTTGGATGCTTTCACCTGTTCATTAATAAAAAAGCCTGCCAACCCTACAATTAAGACAATCATCACAAATAATAATTTTTTTCTCATCTTTCACTCCTTATTTTTATTTTGTTTATGTATTTTTCAGAAAAATATGCGGATAATTGCATTAACTCTCCCAGTGATTCGATGTATTTTTCTTTTACTGAAAGGTATTCGTTTTCTATAAATATCAGTGTCCTCTGGGTGTCAAGAAGGTCAAGGTAACTTAATTTACCCTCTTTGTAAGCAGTAAGCACAGCTTTGTATGCCTTTTCTGCATCAGGTAGCATTGTTTCTTTATAGACTTTGTTTTGTTCCTTTACTGTGTAAAAAGAGTTTAAAATATTCTTACGGTAATTTATTAACTCAATCTGAGTTTGCTTTAATGAAAGATAAGCCATATCCCTTTCGGCAGACTTTTTCATAATTAACCCTTTATTTCTATTAAAAACAGGGAGATTAATTCCTAAAGACATTCCATAAGCGGTTTGGTCGGTGTCCCTAAATTTTCTCAACCCTACTGAAACTTTTAAATCAGGGATATTCAATGATTTTGTTAACTTCAATTCTGTTTCTTTGGATTTTTGCAAAAATTCTTTTTCTTTTATAGCAGGGGTTGAAAGGATTTTTGATTCTTTTGCGATTTTTTCCGCTTTTAATCCTTGTGGGATGAAATCTTTAAACAAAAGGTCTTCAGGTAATTTTTCAACGCCTAAAAGATTTGCCAATGTGTTTTTCATGTTTTTGAAATTTATTTTTGCTTCTTTTAGTTGAAGTTTTGCTTTCTCAAATTCAAGGTTGGCTTTAATTTTCTGAATAGGGGAAGTTTTCCCGTATTTTACTTTTTCGCTAACTACTTTTAAATTTTCTTTTGAGATGTTAAATAGCTTTTCCGCAATATCCAGCCTTTTTTTTGCAACCGCTGTTTTGTTATATACAATAAAAAGGGTAGCTAATTTTTCATTAATTATTGATTTATAATTTTCTCTTGATGCAAGCAGTTTTTCAAAGCTTGCCTTTTTTCGGAATTTTCTTTTTCCCCCTAACTCAATTTTCTGGCTAAGGTAAAAAGTCAATTCAGAGTTTGAAAAAGTATGTTCCCCATAGCCTCTTCCAAAGTTTTCAACCTCAAATTCAACTTCTGGATTAGGTAGATATCCTGCCTGAATTTTTTCTCCCTCAATCCTTTTAAGGTTAAGGTATGCTTTTTTAATGTCAGGGTTTGATTTAAAAGCAATTTCTACTACTCTTTCAAACCCTTCCGAGTTATCAGAGGCTAACGCTGGTTGCTGTAAAGCCATAAGTCCAGTTAGAATTATTAATAAGTTAGAATAAAGCAATTTTTTGATAAATTTGTCCATAGATACTCCTTTCCTATACTTTTTTTTATTGAGATTTAATTTGTTTGGAAGGAAGATATCAAATTCTAAGAACTATTGTAGATAGAATTTTTGTGGTATTTTGGCGGTATAAAAGTTTTATATTTTTCTTTTCAAATAGGTGTTTCTTGAAGTTATAGGCAATTAAATTTTGAGGGGTGGCTGTAGAAGCAATAATTGGCTTGCAGCACTTTTTATTTGTAATATCAACGCTTATCTCAACATCTGAACATGTTTGCTTTTGCAGAGAAGGTGCTTTTTTGTTTTGGCTTTTAGTAGAATTTTTCTCAATACTGCAGGGAGATATTTTATATTCTAAAATGCATTTATTCCCTGGCTCAAAGCAAAGTACAAGCCCCTGAGAAACAAAAATAAAGTTAGCTAAAATTAGAATTATCAGGGTATTTAATACTGTTTTTCGTTTTTTGGCCGCTTTCTTCATACGCCTCTCCTATTACTTTGCAAATGAATTCTAACACGATTTTTTATTTTTACAAAAAAATAATATATTAAATTGTGAAGTTATTTTTTCAATTAAAAGGGATAATAAAAAGGTAGTCTTTAATGTTTCGAGGAAAATTTTAATTTTTTGCATTTTTTATTGACAGATATAGTCCATTTTAATACCATACAAACTGGGGAAGGTTTATGAAAAACAAGTATATTATTACCATTGTCCCTGCTGACAGCGGGAAAGTTAAAAAGATTACAGTATCCACAAAGGGATTCCGTTTTCTCGCAGTTGGTGGAGCATTTCTGGTAATATTCTTTTTATTCCTCTTCGTCCATTTTATCTATACAACTGCGCAAAATCAGCAGGTTGCAAGGTTAAAGCAGGAAGTGGAAATACTTAAAGAGGTTAATGCAAAATACCAGAAAACAGCGGACAATCTTGAGGAAAAATTAAATTATTTTTCCGATAAAGCAAAAAAACTTGCTTTGCTTGTAGGAGCTGATATTTCCATAGATGACGATCCTCTGGGTATTGGAGGCTCTGACTATGTTTTTACCCCTTACGCAGAGTATTTAAATAAAGATTTAGACTCAATGAACGAGAGGGCTCAAAAGCTTTTTGAAGGTTATGAAAAACTTTCCAAAATTTATAAGAATAAAAACGATGTTTTGAGGAAGACGCCATCAATATGGCCTGTAAAAGGGTTTATAACCGACGGTTTTGGTTACAGGATAGACCCCTTTACAGGCAAAAGAGCTTTTCATAAAGGTATAGATATTTCAGCGAGAAGGGGTACCCCTGTTGTTGCC from Thermotomaculum hydrothermale carries:
- a CDS encoding M23 family metallopeptidase, giving the protein MKNKYIITIVPADSGKVKKITVSTKGFRFLAVGGAFLVIFFLFLFVHFIYTTAQNQQVARLKQEVEILKEVNAKYQKTADNLEEKLNYFSDKAKKLALLVGADISIDDDPLGIGGSDYVFTPYAEYLNKDLDSMNERAQKLFEGYEKLSKIYKNKNDVLRKTPSIWPVKGFITDGFGYRIDPFTGKRAFHKGIDISARRGTPVVAPADGIVTMAGKTKGYGNFVVINHQNNLETRYGHLRDIFVKRGQIVKRGDVIGTVGNTGRSTGPHLHFEVRVNGKAVNPRDYIVSEIMHF
- a CDS encoding efflux RND transporter periplasmic adaptor subunit; the protein is MRKKLLFVMIVLIVGLAGFFINEQVKASNKNETEIEKNETGEKEKEFEEKISLTKDEIKEFGIETVPAISRLIESEIHLPGEINLNYDKTARISPRVKGKTVKVLKGLGDKVKKGDTLAIISSRELANAKAEYLASIERLKLAKTVLEREKKLWEKQITSQQEYLEAQKNYTEAKINYTTIKQKLYSFGIKGTELKNLEKDGNTDLTLYTIKAPFDGIILTKNISVGENVNEDTEIYTISDLSTVWAIITIYPQYLNYINIGHKVYIKFNNGIKDVKGKIDFIAPVVGEETRTATARVVIKNPKLHYKPGMFFTAEVKLPGKVAEVTVPLTAFQEIEGEKYVFVKKGKYFEPRKVKIGRTNNKFAEILEGVKKGEEVVYKGSFTLKAQMTKDSFADEEE
- a CDS encoding TolC family protein, with protein sequence MDKFIKKLLYSNLLIILTGLMALQQPALASDNSEGFERVVEIAFKSNPDIKKAYLNLKRIEGEKIQAGYLPNPEVEFEVENFGRGYGEHTFSNSELTFYLSQKIELGGKRKFRKKASFEKLLASRENYKSIINEKLATLFIVYNKTAVAKKRLDIAEKLFNISKENLKVVSEKVKYGKTSPIQKIKANLEFEKAKLQLKEAKINFKNMKNTLANLLGVEKLPEDLLFKDFIPQGLKAEKIAKESKILSTPAIKEKEFLQKSKETELKLTKSLNIPDLKVSVGLRKFRDTDQTAYGMSLGINLPVFNRNKGLIMKKSAERDMAYLSLKQTQIELINYRKNILNSFYTVKEQNKVYKETMLPDAEKAYKAVLTAYKEGKLSYLDLLDTQRTLIFIENEYLSVKEKYIESLGELMQLSAYFSEKYINKIKIRSER